In Aquipuribacter nitratireducens, the genomic stretch GAACTGCATGGCGTCGTAGATCGCGAGCGTGGCCGGGATCGAGCCGCCGGGTGAGTTGATGTACAGCTGGACCGGGGCGTCGGGGTTGTCGTTCTCAAGGTGCAGCAGCTGGGCGATGACCGTGTTCGCGACCCCGTCGTCGATGCCCGTGCCGAGGTAGACGATCCGGTCGGCGAGCAGCCGGCTGTAGACGTCGACGGTCCGTTCGCCGCCGCTGGTCCGGGTCGTGACGTAGGGCACGGCGTAGCCGCTCACGACCGGCCGCCCGTCCCGGTGAGGCCGAGCCGTCGACGACGGCCGGGCAGCACGTCGTCCGCCGACGCGACGACCGCGTCGACGAAGCCGTACTCGAGGGCCTGCTCGGCGGTGAACCAGCGGTCGCGCTGGGAGTCACGTTCGACCTGCTCGACGGGGCGGCCGGTGTCCTCGGCGATGAGGCCGAGGACGGTGTCGCGGGTGTGGCGCAGGTCGTCGGCCTGGATCGCGATGTCCATCGCCGTCCCGCCGATGCCGGCCGAGCCCTGGTGCAGCAGCACCTTCGCGTGGGGGAGTGTGAGCCGCCGCCCGCGCGTGCCGGCCGACAGCAGGAACTGCCCGGCGCTGTACGCCATGCCGAGGTTGACGGTGACGACATCGTTGGGCACGGCCCGCATGCAGTCGCGGATCGCGAGCATGCCGGGCACGGAGCCGCCCGGGGAGCTGATGAGCAGGCGGATGTCCTCCTCCGGATCCTCGGCGGCGAGCAGGAGCAGCGCCTGGCAGAGCCGCGCGCTGGTGCGCTGCTCGAGGGGCCCGTCGAGGACGAGGGTGCGGCGCTCGAAGAGGGTCTGCTGGAGGGCGCGGTCGAGAACGAGGCCGGGGTCGGGGGAGTCGTCGCTCATGGAGCCAGGCTGCGCTCGCCGAGCGCCAGCGGGGTGGTCGTGCTGCTGCAGGCGGTTCTGCCCACAGCAGCGTCACGCGGGCCGCCCGTCCCGCAGTGCTGCTCACGTCATCCCGGCGTCGTGGTCGCTCACGTCCGGGACGTCGGGCGGAGGCGCGTCGGCCGGGGCCCGCGGAGGCAGGACGGGGTTGACGGTGGGGCTGAGCCCGCTGACGTCCGGCAACGGGCGTCCGTGCTCCGTCTCGTACCAGCGCAGGTACGCCTGGACGGCCGTAGGGAGCGTCGAGAAGATCCGGTCGGGGCCGATCCGGTCGACGAAGCCCGACGACGTGAGGTACCGCCGCAGGTCCTGCTTGACGCGCGCCATCGCGAAGTGGACGCCGCGGGCCTTGAGCTCCGCGACGAGCTCGTCGAGCGCGTCCACCGACGTGATGTCGACCTCGACGTTCGCCTCGGCGTTGAGGACGAACCACTCGACGGGGCCCTCGGCGGCGTCGACGGCGTCGAGGGCGCGTCTTCGGAAGTCCTCGGCGTTGGCGAAGAACAGCTGGGAGTCGTACCGGTACACGACGAGGCCCGGCACCTGCACCGCCGTCGGGTAGTCGTCGATGTCGTGCATGCCGGCGAGACCTGGCACGTAGCCGAGGATGCCGTCGTGGGGGCGGGCGACCCGGCGCAGCAGGTCGAGGACCGACAGGCCGACGGCGACGAGGACGCCGTAGAGGATGTCGAAGACGAGGACGCCCGCGGTGGTGGCGAGAGCGAGGACGAGCTCGCTGCGCCGGAACGCCGCGAGCCGTCGGAACTCGTGCACGTCGACGAGGCGCAGCGCCGCGTACACGACGATCGCGGCGAGCGCCGCGGTGGGGAACTGCGCGAGCACCGGCCGGAGGAACAGCAGGACGACGACGACGCTCGCGAGCGCGACGAGCGAGTACAGCTGGGTGCGGCTGCCGAGGGCGTCGCCGATCGCGGTCCGGCTGCCGCTGCTGCTCACGGGGAAGCCCTGCGACACCCCCGCGGACAGGTTGGCGGCACCGAGGGCGAGCAGCTCCTGGTTGGGGTCGATGCGGTAGCCGTTCCGGCTGCCGAACGCGCGGCCGGTGAGGACGTTGTCGGAGTACGCGACGATCGTCACCCCGACCGCGGCGAGCAGGACGTGACGGACGTCCGACCACGCGACGTCGGGCGTGCCGAGCGTCGGGAAGCCCGCGGGGATGTCACCGACCACGGCGAGGCCGGCGGACTCGAGATCGAACGCGACCGAGACGGCCGTCGCCGCCAGCACCGCCATCAACGGGCCGGGAGCGCGCGGGAACACGCGCTGCGCGGCGAGGAGGAGCACGAGGACCGCCAGGCCGAGGACCAGCGTCGCGGTGACGGTCTGGTCGAGGCCCGACACGAACGACGTCACCTGCGCGACGACGGTGTCACCGTCGACGGGGACACCGGTGAGGGTGCCGAGCTGTCCCAGGATCATGACGACGGCGATCCCGGCGAGGTACCCGGTGAGCACGGGCTTGCTGAGCAGGTCGGCGAGGAAGCCCAGTCGCGCGACGAACGCCGCGAGGCACAGCACCCCGACGGCCAGTGCGAGCAGCGCGGCGAGGGCGGCGTAGCGTCCGGTGTCGCCGAGCGCGAGCGGGGCGACCGCCACGGCCGTCATGAGGGCCGTCGTGGACTCGGGCCCCACGGACAGCTGCCGCGACGAGCCGAGGAGCGCGTACACCGCGAGCGGCCCCATGATCGCCCACAGCCCGACGACGGCCGGCAGGCCGGCGACGCCGCTCGCGTACGCCATGACCTGCGGGATGAGGTACGCGGCGACGGTGACACCCGCGAGCACGTCGGCCCGCAGCCAGGAGCGACGGTAGGAGCGCGCAGCGACGAGGCCGGGGAACAGCGGTCCCCGGGGCCGGCCCGACCGGGCATCAGTCACACTGCTCACCCTCCCACCGGACGGGGCGCGCGCGGCGCGGCTCGTCGGGGAGCACGACGACGGCCGGGTCACGATCGTGCGACGGGACGGACACCGGCGGCCTCAACCCTGGTATGGCCGGGCCCCATCGCGAGTGCTCACCCCATTCGTCGAATCTCCGTACGTGGGCCCGGTCGCGCCACTAGCGTCCGCTCGACGGTCGGAGTCGACCGTTCCGGGGACGAGGGGGATCACGCGATGACGCGTACGCACGGCTGGCGACGGGTTCTCACGAGCACGGTGGTGGCGGTGGCGCTGCTCGCCACGACACCAGGCGCAGCCTCCGCCGCGGAGCCGCCCCCGACGTGGCGGGACGCCCTCGGCGCGATGGTCGACACCGCCCCCGGCGTGACGAGCGCGGAACGGCGGGTCGTCGCGTCGACCGCGCTGGACGCCGTCGACGGCGTGGCGGATGCGCTCGTCGCCGACCTGCGCGACGACGCCGCCCGCTACGCCGACGAGACGCGCTTCGCCGGTCCGCAGGCCGCCGGGGAGCTGCTCGACGGTGACCGACGGCTCGCCGTCGTCCTCCAGGCCGCGCTCAACGACGGGACCGCGGCCGAGGGTGCGATCGTCGACGCCCTCGCCGACGTCCTCGCCGCCGACGTGCAGTCCGCGCGGACCTCGCTCGTGGACGCCCGGCTCGTCGCGGCGGACGCGCAGGACCGTGCGAAGGTCGCGCAGGCGGAGCGACAGCTCGACCAGGCCCTCGGTCAGTGGGGCGCCGGGCAGCCCGTCGCCGTCGTCGCCCACCTCGAGCAGTCCGTGCGATCCAGCGGCGCCGTGCTCGCGGACGCGGGTCTGCTGCCGCTCGACAGGCTCCGCGACCTCGACGCCGACGGCCTGCCTGACCTCTTCGAGCTCCGCGGGGGCAGCAGCCCGCTGGTCGCCGACACCGACGGCGACGGCCTCACCGACCGCTTCGAGGCGCTCGAGGGCGGCCTGCAGCACCGGCCGACCACCGCGGACTCCGACGCTGACGGTGTCCGCGACGACGCGTCCGACGTGGACAGCGACGGCCTCACCGCCCTCGACGAGCAGCGGCTCGGCACCGACCCCCTGACCGCCGACACGGACGGCGACGGCGTCACCGACGCCGTCGAGCAGGACGGCAGCAGTGACGCCGCGCTCACCGACACCGACGGTGACGGCCTGTCCGACGCCAGCGAGCGGCGCACGGGCGGGACCCTCGACCCCCGCGACGCGGACACCGACGACGACGGGACCGGTGACGCCGACGAGGTCGTCGACGTCACGACGACCTCCGGCGGCGTCCGCGTCACCCTCACCGGCCGGGCCGATCTGGCCGACGGCTTCTCCGCGACGCCCGTCCGCGGCGGCCCCGCCGCGGCGCCGGGTGGTGGCCGGGTCGGCACACCGTTCGAGCTCGGTCTCGCGCCCGGCGCGATGGCCGGGCTGGAGCAGGCCGTCGTGGAGCTGCCCTTCGACCCGGCCGCGGCGGGTGACGACGACCTGCGGGTGTTCGTCCACGACCCGACCAGCGGCACGTGGCTCCCGGTGCCCGGCGAGCAGCCGGTGGACCAGAACCGCGGCACCGTGACGGCGACGCTCGAGCACTTCTCCGTCTACGCCGTCTTCTCCGTGCCCGGCTGGGGTTCGACCCTCACGGGCCTCGGTGGCACCTGCCGTCCCGGCGGCGGGACCGGGGCGAGCGTGTTCGTCGACGTCGCGTTCGTCCTCGACGCGAGCGGCTCGATGCTGTCCAACGACCCTCAGCGACTGCGTCAGCAGGCGTCGAAGAACTTCGTCGACGCGCTCGTCGACGGTGACAAGGGCGCGGTCGTGTCCTTCGCGAGCGGCAGCAGCCTGCTTCAGGGTCTGACCGGCGACAAGGCCGCGCTGCGCGCCGCGATCGACCGGGTCGGCGCGAGCGGCGGCACCAACATCGGGGCGGGGGTGAGTACCGGCCTCAGCGCGCTCGCCGCCGAGACCGACCCGACCGTCGCCAAGATCATGATCCTGCTCACGGACGGTGTCGGCTCGTACTCGAGCTCCCTCACGGCACGTGCGGCGGAGGAGCGGGTCACCGTCTACACCGTCGGGCTCGGCAGCTTCGTCGACAGCGCGCTGCTCCAGCGGATCGCCGACGAGACCGGCGGCGCGTACTACCCGGTGGCGACCGCCGAGGACCTGCCGGACGTCTTCCGCGAGATCGAGGAGGACACCGGCGACGACGGCCGCGACAGCGACGGCGACGGACTGTCCGACTGCGACGAGGAGCTGGGCGCCCTCGACCCGGAGTCGGGTGAGCGCCTCACGTCCGACCCGCGCCTGCCCGACACCGACGGAGACGGCCTGCCCGACGGGACGGAGATCGCGCGCCGCGACATGACCGACCTCGAGCGGCTGCTCCTCGCCCCGCTCGGTCCGGACGTCGTGTCCTCGGTCCTCGGGGTCCGCTCCGACCCGCGCGCGGTCGACAGCGACGGTGACGGTCTCGACGACCTCACCGAGCTGGACCAGGGCTCGCTCCCGCGTGATCCCGACAG encodes the following:
- a CDS encoding ClpP family protease, whose protein sequence is MSDDSPDPGLVLDRALQQTLFERRTLVLDGPLEQRTSARLCQALLLLAAEDPEEDIRLLISSPGGSVPGMLAIRDCMRAVPNDVVTVNLGMAYSAGQFLLSAGTRGRRLTLPHAKVLLHQGSAGIGGTAMDIAIQADDLRHTRDTVLGLIAEDTGRPVEQVERDSQRDRWFTAEQALEYGFVDAVVASADDVLPGRRRRLGLTGTGGRS
- a CDS encoding SulP family inorganic anion transporter, which produces MTDARSGRPRGPLFPGLVAARSYRRSWLRADVLAGVTVAAYLIPQVMAYASGVAGLPAVVGLWAIMGPLAVYALLGSSRQLSVGPESTTALMTAVAVAPLALGDTGRYAALAALLALAVGVLCLAAFVARLGFLADLLSKPVLTGYLAGIAVVMILGQLGTLTGVPVDGDTVVAQVTSFVSGLDQTVTATLVLGLAVLVLLLAAQRVFPRAPGPLMAVLAATAVSVAFDLESAGLAVVGDIPAGFPTLGTPDVAWSDVRHVLLAAVGVTIVAYSDNVLTGRAFGSRNGYRIDPNQELLALGAANLSAGVSQGFPVSSSGSRTAIGDALGSRTQLYSLVALASVVVVLLFLRPVLAQFPTAALAAIVVYAALRLVDVHEFRRLAAFRRSELVLALATTAGVLVFDILYGVLVAVGLSVLDLLRRVARPHDGILGYVPGLAGMHDIDDYPTAVQVPGLVVYRYDSQLFFANAEDFRRRALDAVDAAEGPVEWFVLNAEANVEVDITSVDALDELVAELKARGVHFAMARVKQDLRRYLTSSGFVDRIGPDRIFSTLPTAVQAYLRWYETEHGRPLPDVSGLSPTVNPVLPPRAPADAPPPDVPDVSDHDAGMT
- a CDS encoding VWA domain-containing protein, which produces MTRTHGWRRVLTSTVVAVALLATTPGAASAAEPPPTWRDALGAMVDTAPGVTSAERRVVASTALDAVDGVADALVADLRDDAARYADETRFAGPQAAGELLDGDRRLAVVLQAALNDGTAAEGAIVDALADVLAADVQSARTSLVDARLVAADAQDRAKVAQAERQLDQALGQWGAGQPVAVVAHLEQSVRSSGAVLADAGLLPLDRLRDLDADGLPDLFELRGGSSPLVADTDGDGLTDRFEALEGGLQHRPTTADSDADGVRDDASDVDSDGLTALDEQRLGTDPLTADTDGDGVTDAVEQDGSSDAALTDTDGDGLSDASERRTGGTLDPRDADTDDDGTGDADEVVDVTTTSGGVRVTLTGRADLADGFSATPVRGGPAAAPGGGRVGTPFELGLAPGAMAGLEQAVVELPFDPAAAGDDDLRVFVHDPTSGTWLPVPGEQPVDQNRGTVTATLEHFSVYAVFSVPGWGSTLTGLGGTCRPGGGTGASVFVDVAFVLDASGSMLSNDPQRLRQQASKNFVDALVDGDKGAVVSFASGSSLLQGLTGDKAALRAAIDRVGASGGTNIGAGVSTGLSALAAETDPTVAKIMILLTDGVGSYSSSLTARAAEERVTVYTVGLGSFVDSALLQRIADETGGAYYPVATAEDLPDVFREIEEDTGDDGRDSDGDGLSDCDEELGALDPESGERLTSDPRLPDTDGDGLPDGTEIARRDMTDLERLLLAPLGPDVVSSVLGVRSDPRAVDSDGDGLDDLTELDQGSLPRDPDSDFDDLDDGREDAEGTDPMSRDSDGDGFLDAFEVANRDQGYDALVVTEIQSGWSYLGDFLVGATCGDLFGFCESDSIAWLAGNLVSGFVVYGDVRDAISSLIRLDLIGVGFAAGGVIPIAGDAVKAGEGVVKFLRRVGADTPRGRATIDFAMGLDLPASVKVDILEEAAGGLATVRRSGVADADLVRLAKRTDMKQLESLASRATRVDSGSGYFAKGSDAEIELRRITGSQADEQPFPVDPTRPGDMTGGRKVDAWDPLTRTAYESKSGYVIEARVEETLEQIAKDRALLDSGEFADVEWHFFASQAGTVGADVRILDALDDAGIPYVLHLP